In Fusobacterium canifelinum, a genomic segment contains:
- the secF gene encoding protein translocase subunit SecF, translating into MKTNLQIIKNTKLYLSISVVLVVLSIVIFFTKGLNYGIDFSGGNLFQLKYTETAITLNQINENLDKLAKELPQVNSNSRKVQISDDGTIIVRVPELSENDKGKVLSNLKELGSYVLDKEDKVGASIGDDLKKSAIYSLGIGAILIVIYITMRFEFSFAVGGILSLLHDVIIAVGFIALMGYEVDTPFIAAVLTILGYSINDTIVVYDRIRENLKRKRNKAWTLEECMDESVNQTAVRSLNTSVTTLFSVIAILVFGGASLKTFIMTLLIGILAGTYSSIFIATPIVYLLNKRKGNNMEDMFKDDEENNDGKRVEKILV; encoded by the coding sequence ATGAAAACAAATTTACAAATTATTAAAAATACAAAATTATATCTTTCAATTTCTGTTGTTCTTGTTGTTTTATCAATAGTAATATTTTTTACAAAAGGACTTAATTATGGAATAGATTTTTCAGGAGGAAATTTATTTCAATTAAAATATACTGAAACAGCTATTACATTAAATCAAATTAATGAAAATTTAGATAAATTAGCAAAAGAATTACCACAAGTCAATTCAAACAGTAGAAAGGTTCAAATTTCTGATGATGGAACAATAATAGTTAGAGTTCCTGAATTATCTGAAAATGATAAAGGAAAAGTATTGAGTAATTTAAAAGAATTAGGTTCATATGTTTTAGACAAAGAAGATAAGGTTGGAGCAAGTATAGGAGATGATTTGAAGAAATCAGCTATTTACTCATTAGGTATAGGAGCAATTTTAATAGTTATATATATAACTATGAGATTTGAATTTAGTTTTGCTGTTGGAGGAATTTTATCATTATTACATGATGTAATAATAGCAGTAGGATTTATAGCACTTATGGGTTATGAAGTAGATACCCCATTTATAGCAGCAGTACTTACTATACTTGGTTATTCAATCAATGATACCATAGTAGTCTATGATAGGATAAGAGAAAATTTAAAAAGAAAACGTAATAAAGCTTGGACACTTGAAGAATGTATGGATGAATCTGTAAATCAAACTGCTGTTAGATCATTGAATACATCAGTTACAACATTATTTTCTGTAATTGCTATATTGGTTTTTGGTGGAGCAAGTCTAAAAACTTTTATAATGACATTACTAATAGGAATACTTGCAGGAACATATAGTTCAATATTCATAGCAACTCCAATAGTTTATTTATTGAATAAGAGAAAAGGAAATAATATGGAAGATATGTTCAAAGATGATGAAGAAAATAATGATGGTAAAAGAGTAGAAAAGATTTTGGTTTAA
- the secD gene encoding protein translocase subunit SecD — protein sequence MNKKLFLRLLIVIAIFVVALYYSLVKPIKLGLDLKGGAYVVLEAVEDENTNVKIDNDAMNRLIEVLNRRVNGIGVAESTIQKAGDNRVIIELPGLQNTEDAINLIGKTALMEFKLMNDDGSLGETLLTGSALKKADVSYDNLGRPQISFEMTSEGAQIFAKITRENIGRQLAITLDGVVQTAPKINSEIPSGNGVITGNYTVEEAKGTAALLNAGALPIKAEIVETRTVGATLGDESIAQSKNAGMVAIVLIWVFMIIFYRLPGIIADLAIILFGFITFACLNFIDATLTLPGIAGFILSLGMAVDANVIIFERIKEELRFGNNIRNSIDSGFSKGFIAIFDSNLTTLIITTILFVFGTGPIKGFAVTLALGTLASMFTAITATKVLLLTFVNMFGFRSPKLFGITVEEAK from the coding sequence ATGAATAAGAAGTTATTTCTTAGATTGTTAATAGTTATAGCGATTTTTGTAGTAGCTCTGTATTATAGCTTAGTAAAACCTATAAAGTTAGGACTAGATTTAAAAGGTGGAGCTTATGTTGTGCTTGAAGCTGTGGAAGATGAGAATACAAATGTAAAAATAGATAATGATGCTATGAATAGATTAATTGAAGTATTAAATAGAAGGGTAAATGGAATAGGAGTTGCAGAATCTACAATTCAAAAAGCAGGGGATAATAGAGTTATTATAGAATTACCTGGTTTACAAAATACTGAAGATGCTATAAATCTAATAGGAAAGACAGCATTAATGGAATTTAAATTAATGAATGATGATGGGAGTTTAGGAGAAACATTACTAACAGGTTCAGCATTAAAAAAAGCGGATGTATCCTATGATAACTTGGGTAGACCTCAAATATCATTTGAAATGACTTCAGAGGGTGCACAAATTTTTGCAAAGATAACAAGAGAAAATATTGGTAGACAACTTGCAATTACTCTTGATGGAGTTGTTCAAACAGCACCTAAAATTAATAGTGAAATTCCTAGTGGAAATGGAGTTATAACAGGGAATTATACTGTTGAAGAAGCGAAAGGAACAGCAGCATTATTAAATGCAGGGGCATTACCTATAAAAGCAGAGATAGTTGAAACAAGGACTGTGGGAGCAACCCTTGGTGATGAATCAATAGCACAAAGTAAAAATGCTGGTATGGTTGCAATAGTTTTAATTTGGGTATTTATGATAATTTTTTATAGATTACCAGGAATTATAGCAGATTTGGCAATAATCTTATTTGGATTTATAACTTTTGCTTGTTTAAATTTTATAGATGCAACACTTACTTTACCAGGGATAGCAGGATTTATTTTATCACTTGGAATGGCAGTTGATGCAAATGTAATTATTTTTGAAAGAATTAAAGAAGAACTGAGATTTGGAAATAATATAAGAAATTCGATAGATTCTGGTTTTAGTAAAGGTTTTATAGCAATATTTGACTCAAATTTAACAACTTTGATTATAACAACTATATTATTTGTGTTTGGTACTGGACCAATAAAAGGCTTTGCAGTAACTTTGGCATTAGGGACATTAGCATCAATGTTTACAGCAATAACAGCAACAAAAGTATTACTTCTAACTTTTGTAAATATGTTTGGTTTTAGAAGTCCAAAACTTTTTGGCATTACAGTAGAGGAGGCTAAATAA
- the lptB gene encoding LPS export ABC transporter ATP-binding protein: MISLSADNLVKAYKKRKVVDKVSLEVNKGEIVGLLGPNGAGKTTTFYMITGIVKPDSGEVICADQNITNLPMYKRADMGIGYLAQEPSVFRNLTVEENIEVVLEMKNISKKEQRETVDRLLEEFKLAHVRDSLGYSLSGGERRRIEIARTIANNPSFILLDEPFAGVDPIAVEDIQNIIRHLKKRGLGILITDHNVRETLSITDRSYIMAKGKVLIEGTPREIANNPEARRIYLGEKFRLD; the protein is encoded by the coding sequence ATGATAAGTTTAAGTGCTGATAATCTTGTAAAAGCGTATAAAAAAAGAAAAGTTGTAGACAAGGTTAGCTTAGAAGTTAATAAAGGTGAAATTGTGGGGCTTCTTGGTCCTAATGGAGCTGGAAAAACAACAACTTTCTACATGATAACAGGAATAGTAAAGCCAGATAGTGGAGAAGTAATATGTGCCGATCAAAATATAACTAATTTACCAATGTATAAAAGGGCAGACATGGGAATTGGTTATCTTGCACAAGAACCTTCTGTTTTTAGAAACTTAACAGTTGAGGAAAATATAGAAGTAGTACTTGAAATGAAAAATATATCAAAAAAAGAGCAAAGAGAAACAGTAGATAGATTGCTTGAAGAATTTAAACTTGCTCATGTGAGAGATTCTTTAGGTTATTCTTTATCTGGTGGAGAAAGAAGAAGAATAGAAATTGCTAGAACAATAGCAAATAACCCAAGTTTTATATTGCTTGATGAACCTTTTGCAGGTGTTGACCCAATAGCAGTTGAAGATATTCAAAATATCATAAGACACCTTAAAAAAAGAGGTTTAGGAATATTAATAACAGACCATAATGTAAGAGAAACTTTAAGTATAACAGATAGATCATATATTATGGCAAAGGGTAAAGTATTAATTGAGGGAACACCACGAGAAATAGCAAATAACCCAGAAGCAAGAAGAATATATTTAGGGGAAAAATTTAGACTAGACTAA
- a CDS encoding class I SAM-dependent methyltransferase, producing MANKETIENVKMVQKSYDEAPYKSKTFYYTQPGRQQMVLKLLGFKTPDLEKARVLEIGCSFGGNIIPFALENPKAEVVGIDLSSVQIEEGNRIIEYLGLENIRLVHQNVLEFDKKLGKFDYIICHGVFSWVNEEVQRGILNVIKKHLSENGSAILSYNTYPGWKNLEVARDVMLFRDEMLKNRGEQINESNAVKYGRGAIEFLSQFSILNEKIKEGITGITEKDDYYIMHEYFEENNNPMYLYDFNKMLLEHGLIHVVDSDLMKTFPNISNEIEEKLSAECGNDNIAKEQYYDFLLDRQFRISIVTHEANKEKINISKDVRIIDLKEIEIRGKYEKNEDGFYTIENNKIEDEEVNLILDILSENYPNTLTIDELEKKVREKNKIENNNVYANAVYLMYGKLVEAYSNKLTVKKEEKVKLNPKYKNYLNYFITNSNPVIALASYQGTVNYDVINPVMLSIITLFDGTKTDEDIFNILLEKEKEGEVIISCEEGSSKEEVIRNNIEICRNFIEINFLNK from the coding sequence ATGGCAAATAAAGAAACAATTGAAAATGTAAAAATGGTTCAAAAAAGTTATGATGAAGCACCTTATAAATCAAAGACATTTTATTACACACAACCAGGTAGACAACAAATGGTTTTAAAATTATTAGGATTTAAAACACCTGATTTAGAAAAAGCAAGAGTACTTGAAATAGGCTGTTCATTTGGAGGAAATATAATTCCTTTTGCTTTAGAGAATCCAAAGGCTGAAGTAGTAGGTATTGATTTATCTAGTGTTCAAATTGAAGAAGGAAATAGAATAATTGAATATCTAGGATTAGAAAATATAAGATTAGTTCATCAAAATGTTTTAGAATTTGATAAAAAACTTGGGAAGTTTGACTACATTATTTGTCATGGAGTTTTTTCTTGGGTTAATGAAGAAGTACAAAGAGGAATTTTAAATGTAATTAAGAAGCATCTTTCAGAAAATGGTTCAGCAATACTATCATATAATACATATCCTGGTTGGAAAAACCTTGAAGTTGCAAGGGATGTAATGTTATTTAGAGATGAAATGCTAAAAAATAGAGGGGAACAAATAAATGAAAGTAATGCTGTAAAATATGGAAGAGGAGCAATAGAATTTTTAAGCCAATTTTCTATTTTGAATGAAAAAATAAAAGAGGGAATTACTGGAATAACTGAAAAAGATGATTACTATATTATGCATGAATATTTTGAGGAAAATAATAATCCAATGTATTTATATGATTTTAATAAAATGTTATTGGAACATGGATTAATTCATGTGGTTGATTCTGATTTAATGAAAACATTTCCAAATATTTCAAATGAGATAGAGGAAAAGTTAAGTGCTGAATGTGGTAATGATAATATAGCCAAAGAGCAATATTATGATTTTCTATTAGATAGACAATTTAGAATTAGTATAGTAACTCATGAAGCTAACAAAGAAAAGATTAATATTTCCAAAGATGTTCGTATAATTGATTTAAAAGAGATAGAGATTAGAGGAAAATATGAAAAAAATGAAGATGGTTTTTATACAATAGAAAATAATAAAATTGAAGATGAAGAAGTAAATTTGATTTTAGATATTTTAAGTGAAAATTATCCTAATACTCTAACAATAGATGAATTGGAAAAGAAAGTAAGAGAAAAAAATAAAATTGAAAATAACAATGTCTATGCAAATGCAGTTTATTTGATGTATGGAAAATTAGTTGAAGCATATTCAAATAAACTTACTGTTAAAAAAGAAGAAAAAGTAAAGCTAAATCCTAAGTATAAAAATTATTTAAATTATTTTATAACTAATTCTAATCCTGTTATAGCATTGGCAAGTTATCAAGGAACAGTAAATTATGATGTTATCAATCCTGTAATGTTATCTATAATAACTTTATTTGATGGTACAAAAACAGATGAGGATATCTTTAATATCTTATTAGAAAAGGAAAAAGAAGGGGAAGTAATAATAAGTTGTGAAGAAGGTTCATCTAAGGAAGAAGTTATAAGAAATAATATTGAAATTTGTAGAAACTTTATAGAAATTAATTTCTTAAATAAATAA
- the alaS gene encoding alanine--tRNA ligase: MLTGNEIREKFIEFFMQKQHKHFESASLIPDDPTLLLTVAGMVPFKPYFLGQKEAPCPRVTTYQKCIRTNDLENVGRTARHHTFFEMLGNFSFGDYFKKEAIKWSWEFVTEVLKINKDKLWVTVFTTDDEAEKIWIEECNFPKERIVRMGESENWWSAGPTGSCGPCSEIHVDLGVQYGGDENSKIGDEGTDNRFIEIWNLVFTEWNRMEDGSLEPLPKKNIDTGAGLERIAAVVQGKTNNFETDLLFPILEEAAKITGSQYGKNPETNFSLKVITDHARAVTFLVNDGVIPSNEGKGYILRRILRRAVRHGRLLGYTDLFMYKMVDKVVEKFEIAYPDLRKNLENIRKIVKIEEEKFFNTLDQGIQLVNQEIDNLLANGKNKLDGEISFKLYDTYGFPYELTEEIAEERGITVLREEFEAKMEEQKEKARSAREVVMEKGQDSFIEEFYDKYGVTEFTGYEKIKDEGKLLSLREAKDGKYLLIFDKTPFYAESGGQVGDQGKICSDNFEAKVLDVQKQKDIFIHTVEFEKGMPEENKTYKLEVDAVKRLDTAKNHTATHLLHKALREVVGTHVQQAGSLVDSEKLRFDFSHYEAVTVEQLSKIEDIVNEKIREAIEVAVSHHSIEEAKKLGAMMLFGDKYGDVVRVVDVPGFSTELCGGTHIDNIGKIGLFKIVSEGGIAAGVRRIEAKTGYGAYLVEREEANILKDIEKKLKATNSNLVEKVEKTLETLKDTEKILETLKQKLALFETKSAISGMEEINGAKVLIASFKDKSAEDLRNMIDTIKDNHEKAIVVLASTQDKLAFAVGVTKTLTDKVKAGDLVKKLAEITGGKGGGRPDFAQAGGKDETKLLDAFKEVRKIIEDKLTEV, encoded by the coding sequence ATGTTAACAGGTAATGAAATTAGGGAGAAATTTATTGAATTTTTTATGCAAAAACAGCATAAACACTTTGAAAGTGCATCTTTGATACCAGATGATCCAACTTTACTTTTGACAGTAGCTGGAATGGTACCATTTAAACCATATTTTTTAGGACAAAAAGAAGCACCTTGTCCAAGAGTTACAACTTATCAAAAATGTATAAGAACAAATGACTTAGAAAATGTTGGAAGAACTGCAAGACACCACACATTTTTTGAAATGTTAGGAAATTTCTCGTTTGGAGATTATTTTAAAAAAGAAGCTATTAAATGGTCTTGGGAGTTTGTAACAGAAGTATTGAAAATTAATAAAGATAAACTTTGGGTTACAGTTTTTACAACTGATGATGAGGCAGAAAAAATTTGGATAGAAGAATGTAATTTTCCAAAAGAAAGAATAGTAAGAATGGGAGAAAGTGAAAACTGGTGGTCAGCAGGACCTACTGGTTCTTGTGGACCTTGTTCTGAAATCCATGTGGACCTTGGTGTACAATATGGCGGAGATGAAAATTCTAAAATTGGTGATGAAGGAACAGATAATCGTTTTATAGAAATTTGGAACTTGGTATTTACTGAATGGAATAGAATGGAAGATGGAAGTTTAGAACCATTACCTAAAAAGAATATAGATACAGGTGCAGGACTTGAGAGAATAGCAGCAGTTGTACAAGGAAAAACTAATAACTTTGAAACAGATTTATTATTTCCTATACTTGAAGAAGCTGCTAAAATAACAGGAAGTCAATATGGTAAAAATCCTGAAACAAATTTTTCATTAAAAGTTATAACAGACCATGCAAGAGCTGTAACTTTCTTGGTAAATGATGGGGTTATCCCTTCAAATGAAGGTAAAGGATACATTCTAAGAAGAATTTTAAGAAGAGCAGTAAGGCATGGGAGATTATTAGGATATACAGATTTATTTATGTATAAAATGGTAGATAAGGTTGTTGAAAAATTTGAAATAGCTTATCCAGATTTAAGAAAAAATTTAGAAAATATTAGAAAAATAGTAAAAATTGAAGAAGAAAAATTCTTTAATACTCTTGATCAAGGTATACAACTTGTAAATCAAGAAATTGATAATCTACTTGCTAATGGAAAAAATAAGCTTGATGGAGAAATTTCATTTAAACTTTATGATACTTATGGTTTCCCTTATGAATTAACAGAAGAAATTGCTGAAGAAAGAGGAATAACTGTATTAAGAGAAGAATTTGAAGCTAAAATGGAAGAACAAAAAGAAAAAGCCAGATCTGCAAGAGAAGTAGTAATGGAAAAAGGGCAAGATAGTTTTATTGAAGAATTCTATGATAAATATGGAGTAACAGAATTTACAGGTTATGAAAAAATAAAAGATGAAGGGAAACTTTTAAGCCTAAGAGAAGCAAAAGATGGGAAATATCTATTAATTTTTGATAAAACTCCTTTTTATGCAGAATCAGGTGGACAAGTAGGAGATCAAGGAAAAATTTGCTCTGATAACTTTGAAGCAAAAGTTTTAGATGTTCAAAAACAAAAAGATATATTTATACATACTGTTGAATTTGAAAAAGGTATGCCAGAAGAAAACAAAACTTATAAATTAGAAGTAGATGCTGTAAAGAGATTAGATACTGCTAAAAACCATACAGCAACTCACTTGCTACATAAGGCTTTGAGAGAAGTTGTAGGAACTCATGTACAACAAGCAGGTTCATTAGTCGATTCTGAAAAATTAAGATTTGATTTTAGCCATTATGAAGCAGTTACAGTTGAACAACTTTCAAAAATTGAAGATATAGTAAATGAAAAAATAAGAGAAGCTATAGAAGTTGCTGTAAGTCACCATAGTATAGAAGAAGCTAAAAAACTAGGAGCTATGATGTTATTTGGTGATAAATATGGAGATGTAGTAAGAGTTGTAGATGTACCTGGTTTCTCAACTGAACTATGTGGAGGAACACATATAGATAATATTGGGAAAATAGGTCTATTTAAGATAGTATCTGAAGGTGGTATCGCAGCAGGAGTTAGAAGAATAGAAGCTAAAACTGGATATGGAGCATATTTAGTAGAAAGAGAAGAAGCTAATATTTTAAAAGATATTGAAAAGAAATTAAAAGCAACTAATTCAAATTTAGTTGAAAAAGTAGAAAAAACTTTAGAAACTTTAAAAGATACTGAAAAAATATTAGAGACTTTAAAACAAAAACTTGCTTTATTTGAAACAAAATCTGCTATTTCTGGTATGGAAGAAATTAATGGGGCAAAGGTATTAATTGCAAGTTTTAAAGATAAATCAGCAGAAGATTTAAGAAATATGATAGATACCATAAAAGATAATCATGAAAAAGCAATAGTAGTTTTAGCAAGTACACAAGATAAATTGGCTTTTGCAGTAGGAGTTACAAAAACTTTAACAGATAAAGTAAAAGCAGGAGATTTAGTAAAGAAACTAGCTGAAATAACTGGTGGAAAAGGTGGAGGAAGACCAGATTTTGCACAAGCTGGTGGAAAAGATGAAACAAAACTTTTAGATGCTTTTAAAGAAGTTAGAAAAATTATTGAAGATAAATTAACAGAGGTATAA
- the ruvX gene encoding Holliday junction resolvase RuvX: MKRYIALDIGDVRIGVAKSDIMGIIASPLETINRKKVKSVKRIAEICKENNTNLIVVGIPKSLDGEEKRQAEKVREYIQKLKKEIENVEIIEVDERFSTVIADNVLKELNKNGAIEKRKVVDKVAASIILQTYLDMKK, translated from the coding sequence ATGAAAAGATATATAGCACTTGATATAGGTGATGTAAGAATTGGAGTAGCAAAATCTGATATAATGGGAATAATTGCTTCTCCATTAGAAACTATTAATAGAAAAAAAGTAAAATCTGTAAAAAGAATAGCAGAAATTTGTAAAGAAAACAATACAAATTTAATAGTTGTGGGTATACCTAAAAGCCTTGATGGTGAAGAAAAAAGGCAAGCAGAAAAGGTAAGAGAGTATATTCAAAAATTAAAAAAAGAAATTGAAAATGTTGAAATAATAGAAGTGGATGAAAGATTTTCAACAGTGATAGCAGATAATGTTTTGAAAGAATTAAATAAAAATGGTGCTATTGAAAAAAGAAAGGTAGTTGATAAAGTAGCTGCCTCAATAATATTACAAACATATTTAGATATGAAAAAATAA
- a CDS encoding aminotransferase-like domain-containing protein, which yields MTKYEKIIQSIKSQILKGIWKSGEKVPSLRQLTRKYKVSNNTILLALRLLKNEGYLFSISAVGYFVNTRNVHQIDVPSKIILKSYYDVEAKNPELINFVNIELLDKYLNDNLITFLFNLYKTQQNYPQIPYLSGSPSLITTLADFLEEDNIFVQEENIIIGSSFQLATEMIVRIFLEKKKIPTVALSNPSHYSVINIFEKWVNLKTINLLNDGWDLKELENLLSTEKIELVYLTANFHDPTGICWSNEKKVRLLELAEKYDFYIIEEDSYSPLYYKKIYSSFKSLERIGKERIFYIKDFSMLLGSVVGITCIVIPPKFREKFLIEKAAFAVMPSKIQQKILENIINSGYLKLFLKKFRKILFYRAQFLTYLLKDIPELKIIYPLKGGCSIWIQLRKKIDEDKFYSLCKENNLLILPGYIFYQDKKYNSKFRISFASTTLYEIKLGVMRIKNIISHLHKSS from the coding sequence ATGACTAAATATGAAAAAATTATTCAGAGCATTAAATCTCAAATATTAAAAGGTATTTGGAAATCTGGGGAAAAAGTCCCTTCTCTCCGACAGCTTACTAGAAAATATAAAGTCTCTAATAATACTATTTTACTGGCTCTTAGGCTTCTAAAAAATGAAGGATATCTTTTTTCTATATCTGCTGTTGGATATTTTGTTAATACCAGAAATGTTCATCAGATAGATGTTCCTTCTAAGATAATTTTAAAAAGTTACTATGATGTTGAAGCTAAAAATCCTGAACTTATCAATTTTGTGAATATAGAATTATTAGATAAATATTTAAATGATAACCTTATCACTTTCCTTTTTAATCTTTATAAAACTCAACAAAATTATCCTCAAATACCTTATTTAAGTGGTTCCCCTTCATTAATTACAACCTTAGCAGATTTTCTTGAAGAAGATAATATTTTTGTTCAAGAAGAAAATATTATTATTGGTTCTAGTTTTCAATTAGCTACTGAAATGATTGTTAGAATATTTTTAGAAAAAAAGAAGATTCCAACAGTAGCATTATCCAATCCTAGTCATTACAGTGTCATTAATATATTTGAAAAATGGGTTAATCTAAAAACTATAAATTTGCTTAATGATGGTTGGGATTTAAAAGAACTGGAAAATCTTTTATCAACTGAAAAAATTGAACTTGTATATTTAACAGCTAATTTTCATGATCCTACTGGTATTTGTTGGTCCAACGAAAAGAAAGTTCGTCTTTTAGAATTAGCTGAAAAATATGATTTTTATATAATAGAAGAAGATAGTTATTCTCCACTTTACTATAAAAAAATTTATTCTTCTTTTAAAAGTTTAGAAAGAATTGGAAAAGAAAGAATTTTTTATATAAAAGATTTTTCTATGCTCTTAGGTTCAGTTGTAGGCATTACTTGTATTGTAATTCCTCCTAAATTTAGAGAGAAATTTTTAATAGAGAAAGCTGCATTTGCTGTGATGCCATCAAAAATTCAACAAAAAATATTAGAAAATATCATAAATAGTGGTTATCTTAAACTTTTTTTGAAAAAATTTAGAAAAATATTGTTTTATAGAGCACAATTCCTTACTTATTTGCTTAAAGATATTCCTGAGTTAAAAATTATATATCCCCTAAAAGGTGGTTGTTCTATATGGATACAGTTAAGAAAAAAGATTGATGAAGATAAATTTTATAGCCTATGTAAAGAAAATAATTTACTTATATTACCTGGTTATATTTTTTATCAAGATAAAAAATATAATTCAAAATTCAGAATTTCTTTTGCTTCAACAACACTCTATGAAATTAAATTGGGTGTAATGAGAATTAAAAATATTATTTCTCATTTACATAAATCCTCTTAA